From a single Raphanus sativus cultivar WK10039 chromosome 3, ASM80110v3, whole genome shotgun sequence genomic region:
- the LOC108844990 gene encoding uncharacterized protein LOC108844990 — protein sequence MDGKMNEKRFTESSISEDAIFSKCLNGIFEKSNELARLYNVIVVVMIVSFTGKPFLFKSPSSLELVRILKLQKTLYSVMKDLVYEKERAKVLKKRHQEFLQKYEVKEIKNMKMDEAITFRDNLKALQEIIKRKKMDIEDLSSQKE from the exons ATGGATGGTAAAATGAATGAGAAGAGATTCACTGAAAGTAGCATCTCAGAGGATGCGATTTTCTCCAAATGCCTAAATGGTATTTTTGAGAAATCCAACGAACTTGCGAGGCTATATAATGTCATAGTAGTTGTGATGATAGTCTCTTTTACTGGAAAACCCTTTCTTTTCAAAAGTCCATCCTCGTTGGAACTAGTCAGGATCCTGAAACTTCAGAAAACACTATACAGTGTCATGAAAGACTTGGTTTATGAGAAAGAGCGTGCGAAg gTTCTCAAGAAAAGGCATCAAGAGTTCCTTCAAAAGTATGAAGTGAAGGagatcaaaaatatgaaaatggaTGAAGCGATCACATTCAGAGATAATCTTAAAGCTCTACAAGAGATTATAAAGCGTAAAAAGATGGATATTGAAGATTTATCATCTCAAAAAGAATAA